In the Epinephelus lanceolatus isolate andai-2023 chromosome 6, ASM4190304v1, whole genome shotgun sequence genome, one interval contains:
- the LOC117253565 gene encoding alanine aminotransferase 2-like codes for MSSVQQVNPTVRGIRAPTSLQSLAAHITEEITQGVNKPFQQVIDVSSGDPHRARMAPTSFVRQVMAVCLYPELLKDNSLPLDVRQKAHMFLGACCGGSVGSYSVTTLGIPCVQKSIAEFITRRDGGVISNPEDIIISCGSQTCLSMILHLMASGEGDTQTGVLIPMPCPHTLPSLLDMSGVTLVPYQLMEDQGWAVDLHELQRALRKAKGRCEPRAIYTSNPGNPTDRKTIEEVIRFAATEGLILLAEEVYQDCVYGQGQEFISYKRVLFEMGKEYSETVELVSFHCLSSACMGECGLRGGYMEVFNMDPAVNMYLKKVPVSPPVLSQLALEVMVNPPTAEDPSYKTYSQEILHSQTTLSQNAQRAFKFLNDLPGMNCQPAMGGVFLYPCLHLPPQMIEEAEMLGVEADVLYCQRLLEEEGVCFGAGCENGQEGQNYHIRLCVLAPPATLEEVLARLRSFHLHLLDRFP; via the exons ATGAGTTCCGTGCAGCAGGTGAACCCCACGGTGCGGGGGATCAGAGCCCCAACGAGCCTGCAGAGTCTGGCTGCACATATCACAGAGGAGATCACACAG GGAGTGAACAAACCCTTCCAGCAGGTGATTGATGTCAGTTCAGGGGATCCCCACAGGGCAAGGATGGCACCTACTTCATTTGTTCGCCAG gtcATGGCAGTGTGTCTTTACCCTGAGCTCCTCAAAGACAACAGTCTTCCTCTGGATGTCAGGCAGAAGGCACACATGTTTCTAGGGGCCTGCTGTGGAGGGAGTGTTG GTTCGTACTCTGTAACCACCCTTGGTATTCCATGTGTCCAGAAAAGCATTGCTGAGTTCATCACGAGGCGCGATGGTGGAGTGATTTCAAACCCAGAAGATATCATTATCTCTTGTGGTTCTCAGACGTGTTTGTCG ATGATTTTGCACCTGATGGCCAGTGGCGAGGGGGACACTCAGACAGGTGTGTTGATCCCGATGCCTTGCCCACACACCCTACCATCCCTGCTGGATATGTCTGGAGTGACACTGGTGCCGTACCAGCTGATGGAGGACCAAGGATGGGCTGTAGATCTACATGAACTGCAACGAGCTTTAAGGAAGGCGAAGGGGCGCTGTGAACCCAGAGCCATTTACACCAGCAACCCAGGAAACCCCACAG ACAGGAAAACAATAGAGGAAGTGATTCGTTTTGCTGCAACCGAGGGCCTTATCCTGTTGGCTGAAGAG GTGTACCAGGACTGCGTGTATGGACAGGGGCAAGAGTTTATTTCCTATAAGAGAGTCCTGTTTGAGATGGGAAAAGAGTACTCAGAGACAGTGGAGTTGGTCTCCTTCCACTGTTTATCCAGTGCCTGCATGGGAGA GTGTGGTCTGAGAGGAGGATATATGGAGGTATTTAACATGGACCCAGCAGtcaatatgtatttaaaaaaagtgcCGGTCAGCCCTCCAGTTTTATCACAGCTTGCTTTGGAGGTCATGGTCAACCCGCCCACAGCTGAAGATCCTTCCTATAAAACATACTCACAG GAGATTCTTCACTCTCAGACAACTCTGTCCCAGAATGCTCAGCGTGCTTTTAAGTTCCTGAATGATCTACCAGGGATGAACTGCCAACCAGCGATGGGGGGAGTCTTTCTTTATCCCTGTCTGCATCTACCACCTCAGATGATAGAGGAGGCCGAG atgTTGGGAGTGGAGGCAGATGTGCTTTACTGTCAGAGGTTACTGGAGGAGGAAGGTGTGTGTTTTGGAGCCGGCTGTGAGAACGGACAAGAAGGTCAAAACTACCACATCAG